The region GCGCGCGCTACCGCTCGCCGTCGGCGCAGGGGCTGGCGGGCATCGCGATCATCATCGCGGTCGTCGGGTACATGGCGACCAACATCCTCGCGCTGGGGCTCGTGATAGATGCGGTGTTCAGCGTCGGCCTCACCACGGGGATCTGGCTCGGCATGGCGATCACGCTGGCGTATTCGGTCGCCGGCGGGATTCTCGCCGGCGTGTACACCGACGTGTTTCAGGGAACGCTGATGGCGCTCGCGTCGGTGCTCGTGTTTCTCTTCGCGCTCCAGGCCGGCGGCGCGGGCGACGGGCTCGCGGGGATCGCCCGCACCGTGACCGCGGCGGATCCGGAGTTCTTCGGGCCGTGGGGGAAGCTCACCCCGGTGGCGGCGCTGTCGCTGTTCTTCGTGTTCGGGCTCGGCTCGCTCGCGCAGCCGCACGTGGTGCACAAGTTCTACATGCTGCGTGACGCGCGGCAGCTAAAGTGGTATCCGCTGCTGATGTCCGTGGCGCTGATCATGACGCTGCTGCTGTATTTCGCCGTGGGTGTCGCGATGAAGTCGCTGGTCGTCCAGGGGCAGATTCCGCCGCTCGCGAGAGCGGACGACGCCACTCCTCTGTTTCTGATCCAGTTCACGCCGGTGCTGCTCGCCGCGCTCGTGTTCTCGGGCGTGGCCGCCGCGATCATGAGCACCGTCAATTCGTTCATGAGCATCGGAGCCGCTGCCGTCACGCACGACATTCCGAAAGCGATCGGGCGGAGCGTCTCGAACGAGCTGCTGTGGGGGCGCGTGTTCACCGTGGTAATCGCAGTTCTCGCCGCGGCGTTGGCGCAGCTGTCGGGGACCCTCGTCGCGTTTCTCGGAATCTTCGGCTGGGGGCTGTTCGCGTCCACACTCGTGCCGTCGCTCGCGATCGGCCTCAACTGGCCGGGCGCGACGCGCGAAGGCGCCATCGCGTCCATCGCGACGGGGCTCACGATCACGCTCGTGTTCGAGACGCTCGCATACTTCAAGGCGTACTCGTTCCCCGCCGGAGTCAGCGTGTCGGGGCTCGCGCTGGTGCTCTCGTTCCTCGTGTTCTTCAGCGTGTCATGGCTCACGCGTGGAGGAGCGGGCGCAGCGATCGATCCGGACGTGCGGATGGTGATGGACCTTTGATGAAGCGAGCACGATCCGGATAGCGGGCGATCGGGCTTTGATCTATCCTCCCCCGCCATGACCGTTGAAAAAGACTACGTCCTCGGCACGCACGACGAGGAGATCGAGCGGCTCGGACTCCAGCACCGGGTGTGGCGGCCGAAGGCGACCGACGCATGGCAGCGCGCCGGCTTCACCGTTGGCCAGACGCTGCTGGACGTCGGGTGCGGACCCGGGTACGCAACCCTCGATCTCGCGGAGATCGTCGGACCGGCCGGCCGGGTGGTCGGCGTGGATCGCTCGCGCCGTTTTCTGAGCTATCTCGAGAGCCAGCGAGAGCTGCGCGGCATCGGCCACGTCGAGACCGTGGAGATGGACCTGGACGATGCGCGGCTGGCCGAGCGGCTGCCGGCGGGTATTGACGGCGCCTGGTGCCGATGGGTGTACGCCTTCGTGCAGGATCCGAAAGCGCTGCTGGCGCGCGTCGCGGGCGCGCTGCGGCCCGGCGGCGTCATGGTCATCCACGAGTACTTCGACTACTCGACGTGGCGCCTCATCCCCCCTTCGCCCGCGCAGGAGCTGTTCGTTGGGAAGGTCATGGAGACGTGGCGCGCGACGGGAGGCGAGGTCGAGATTGGAACGTCCATCCCGGGCTGGCTCGGCGAGCTGGATTTCTCGATCGAGAGCGTGCAGCCGCTGATCGAGATAGTGGGCCCGCGCGATTACTTCTGGGAATGGCCGAAGGCTTTCATGGACGTGGGAGTCGAGCGGATGCGCGAGCTAGGCTCGCTAACACCGCAGGAAGCCGATGGCGTGCGCCGAGCGTTGGCCGACGCGGAGCGCGACCCTCGATCGCTGATGGTAACGCCGGGCGTGATCGAGATAATCGCGCGGCGATGAAAAAAAAGAGCCCGACGGCCGATGCGCGGCCGCCGGGCTTTCCTTTCGATCAAATCGGGACGGCGGGATTTGAACCCGCGGCCCCCTGAACCCCATTCAGGTGCGCTACCGGGCTGCGCCACGTCCCGTCCGCCGCTTACGCGGACAGACCCTAAACATACACCGACACGGTCCTCCGCTCAATCATGCGATCGCGGACTGAGGACCCTTGCGGCCTCAGGACTAATTACAATCACGGATCGGCGATTAAGTGAGGATTGCGGACCGAGGCATTCGGCAGGTCTCCCGACTGTTCCGCTCATCCTTAGTCCTCGGTCCTCGATTAATCGTGGATCCGCGATGGCCGTTAGTCCTGAGGCCGCAAAGTCATCAGTCCGAAGTCGTGTCGATCGAGTCCACCAGTTGCGTTATGTACGTCTCGAAATCGTCGTGCATGATTTTCGACGACGGGCTCCGGACCATCTTGCGGAACGACTCCTCCCGGGCGAGCTGCCCCATGCGCCTCCTCCAGGAATTGAAGTACTCGTCGG is a window of Gemmatimonadaceae bacterium DNA encoding:
- a CDS encoding methyltransferase domain-containing protein, which translates into the protein MTVEKDYVLGTHDEEIERLGLQHRVWRPKATDAWQRAGFTVGQTLLDVGCGPGYATLDLAEIVGPAGRVVGVDRSRRFLSYLESQRELRGIGHVETVEMDLDDARLAERLPAGIDGAWCRWVYAFVQDPKALLARVAGALRPGGVMVIHEYFDYSTWRLIPPSPAQELFVGKVMETWRATGGEVEIGTSIPGWLGELDFSIESVQPLIEIVGPRDYFWEWPKAFMDVGVERMRELGSLTPQEADGVRRALADAERDPRSLMVTPGVIEIIARR